In Gemella haemolysans ATCC 10379, the genomic window TTTAACTGAAAAAGACTTTTTAGGAATAACAGAATTATATTCACTTTTTGATTTTAATGGAATAAATGGTGTGGCAAGAAGTGATATTAAATTTATTAAAAGATATTTGAATGGATTATTTGGAGCCTTACCTAATATAGACTTCGAAAAAATTCAGGAACTATATGGGGAGGTAAAATGGTAAGAAGAACTAAAGGAAGAAAAGCCAAAGGTAAGTTATTCAAAAAAACAATTTATATTTTTACTGAAGGAGAAACAGAAAGTAATTATTTTCGTATTCTTAACAGAAAATATAAATCTTCTACTAATGTTAAGGTTGAAACTAAAAGTGTTGGAAAACAAGGGAAAAGTCTTATTCAACATGCTATTGGTAGAAAAGAAAAAATGACCAGAAATGAAAAAAATAATCTTGGCGGAATATATGTCATTTTTGATAAGGATGATATTAATAATAATGATTTTCAAGAAGCTTTAAAATTAGCTAAAGAAAATGATATTAAAATAGGATTTTCTAATAAGTGTTTTGAAATTTGGATGTTAGCCCATTTTGAAAAACCAAACGGTTCTCATGTTGGTAAGAAATTGTTTATTAGACTTGGAGATTATTTGGGGTGTAAACAATATGAAAAAAATCATAAAAGTGATATAGGGGTACTACATAAATTAGAAGATTTTGTATCGATGGCTATTTCAAATACAAAGGATATGCCTGAATTTTCTCAAAAAATAGTTAATGAAGTACCGTATACTAATATAGCTCAAGTTATACAAGAGGTGTATAATAGAGAAATATATTAAAACTTTTAATTATAATAATACCTCCTAAGGAGTAATATAGATTTTGTAGAAAATAAACATTGATGTATATATTGATTTTAAATTGTCAATTTATCATCTTTGTGAGGTGAAAAAAGTAAAAATAAATACTGGATATAATAGGGTTACAGAAAGGTAAGCTCCTCTGTAACTCTTTTTTATATTTTCTATTTTAAAAACAATTTAGATATGAAAAATGTATAGTTGTTTTTCTTCTGTTTAATTCAATATATGCATATTAGGTTTAATATGTGCTGAGGGTAAGTGATAGAAATGTTCGAACTTTCGTACCTGACTTCAGTACAACACTTATCGAAGACAGTCGACAAATAGTAGATACAAGAGATTGGAAATTGGTTGAAGTGGATAGAAGTATGTATACTAAACAAAGTGAATCAATACTAAGAGAAGAATATGTAGAGTAAAGCATATTCTTTTTTGTTGAGACTTTTACTAGTTGGCACACGAGAATCACACGAGATTGTAAAAAATCGCACGAGAATTTTATTAGAGATGAAGCTTTATAAAAATAATCTATGTTTTACTTATAAAATATTCACTCTTTTGTAATATTAGGTTATAATAGTAAAATATTAGAATTTAAATTGTTAATTTATATAAGATAGGAAGATGTGATATAATTAAATTATGAATGATAAACTAGAAAAATTACAACCATTTACAAAATGGACAGGAGGGAAACGAAAGTTACTTCCTAAACTAAAAGAGTTATTACCAGTAGATTATAATAATTATTATGAACCTTTTATAGGAGGGGGAGCTTTATTTTTTGAATTAGCCCCTAAAAATGCGACTATTAACGACTTTAATGAAGAGTTAATTAATTGTTATATTCAAATAAAAAATAATCCTAAGGAATTAATTGAGGCTCTAAGGAAGCATAAAGAAAGAAATAGTAAAGAGTATTATTTAGAGGTAAGAGGACTAGATAGATTAGATACTTTTAATAATCTATCAGGTATAGAGCGAGCAGCTCGAATAATGTATATGTTGAGAGTTAATTTTAATGGATTATACAGGGTTAATTCAAAAAATCAATTCAATGTTCCATATGGGAATTATTCTAATCCTAAGATTGTAGATGAAGAATTAATCAACAGTATTAGTGATTATTTAAATTCAAATGAAATTAAAATTATAAGTGGAGATTTTGAAGATAGTTTAAATACAGTAAAAGAAGGAGATTTTGTATATTTTGATCCACCGTATATTCCGTTAAATGAAACTAGTTCATTTACATCGTATACACATGAAGGATTTTCTTATGAGGATCAAGTACGTTTACGAGATACCGTTAGAAGATTAAAAGAAAAGGGTGTAAAGGCCATGGTGTCAAATTCTTCTAGTGAACTAACGATAGAATTGTATAGAGAGTTTAATATACATTATGTTGATGTAACTAGGACTAATGGCGGAAAATCAAGTAGTAGAGGAGTAGTAAAAGAAGTTATAATTACAAATTATTAAAGGGGGATAATTATGGATATATATTATAAAAAAGATAACTGTACACTCGCTTTAGGTGATACATTTGAAGTTATTGAAAAAATTAAAAGTGAAAGTATTGATATGATTTTTGCTGATCCGCCATATTTTTTAAGTAATGATGGTTTTTCAAATTCTGGAGGGAAAGTAGTTTCTGTTAATAAAGGTGATTGGGATAAAATCTCATCTTTTGAAGAAAAGCATAACTTTAATCGAGAATGGATAAGAAAAGCTA contains:
- a CDS encoding RloB family protein, whose translation is MVRRTKGRKAKGKLFKKTIYIFTEGETESNYFRILNRKYKSSTNVKVETKSVGKQGKSLIQHAIGRKEKMTRNEKNNLGGIYVIFDKDDINNNDFQEALKLAKENDIKIGFSNKCFEIWMLAHFEKPNGSHVGKKLFIRLGDYLGCKQYEKNHKSDIGVLHKLEDFVSMAISNTKDMPEFSQKIVNEVPYTNIAQVIQEVYNREIY
- a CDS encoding DNA adenine methylase; this translates as MNDKLEKLQPFTKWTGGKRKLLPKLKELLPVDYNNYYEPFIGGGALFFELAPKNATINDFNEELINCYIQIKNNPKELIEALRKHKERNSKEYYLEVRGLDRLDTFNNLSGIERAARIMYMLRVNFNGLYRVNSKNQFNVPYGNYSNPKIVDEELINSISDYLNSNEIKIISGDFEDSLNTVKEGDFVYFDPPYIPLNETSSFTSYTHEGFSYEDQVRLRDTVRRLKEKGVKAMVSNSSSELTIELYREFNIHYVDVTRTNGGKSSSRGVVKEVIITNY